The segment TCATTGTCTAAAACAGGTTGACCGAAAGCAACTTTAGCAAATTCTTCATTTTCTTTCTCGCTAAATGATTTTAAAACTTCTTGGAATCTTTTTGAAGCAAACTCTTCAATTGTTTTAGAGACAGCTTTTGTTGAATCTACTCTTGCTAAAAGTTCTTCACGAGGCGCTTTACCTGCTCTGTAACCTTTAACAACTACTTTTTTAGCAGCAGCATCAATGTTTTTTTCTAATGCTTTTGTAAATTCATCTTTATTAACAACTGAAGTAGCAACAACTTCAGCATTTTTTTTATCTAATGTAAACTTAATCATTTTTCTCCTTAATGATTCTTAATGATTTATATTTTTTATATTTTACCATATTCAAGGTTTAAATTATCAATTTAGAAAGTCTAAGATTTGATTTGGATCTTTGCTATTAAAAAGAACATCTACTATGTTTTTTAATAATGGTACATAAACTTTATGACTTTCTAAAATGTTTTTAAGAATTTTAGCTGTATCATAACCTTCGATGGTCATTTTTTCTTGTTTTAAACTTTGATCTACACCAATTTGTGCGATTTTTTGTCCAAAACTAAAGTTTCTACTCTTAGTTGATGAACAAGTAAGGAACACATCCCCAATTCCCGAAAGTTCATATCCAACCATATCATTATTATCATTGCTCATTACATGATAAACCTTGAGAATTTCTCTAACTCCAAGTGAAATCATTGCTGAGTGAGTGTTTTTACCAGGATTATTGTAAGCAATTATCCCAATTCCAATAGCTAAAACATTTTTAAGAGCTGCAAAAATTTGAGCACCCATTTCATTTGAAATTCATTCCAATTTAAAGTAATGATTATCAAAAATTTCGCATAAAAAGTTAGCATAAATTTCATTTTTAGTAGCTACATTAATCATTGTAAGTTTTTTCTCAAAAACTTCAATTGCATATGAAGGACCGATAAAAGTTGCAAGATTAATCATTGAATCACCAAGATTAGCTTCAATAATATCTGATAAGAATTTTCCGGTTGTATTATCAAAACCTTTAGCTACGTTTATTACATTAATTTTGGCACCATTAAGCTGTGCTTTAATGTTTTTTGTCACTGAATCTAAAGCAACTGAAGGAACTGCAAGCACGATATTATTTGAAAATTGGAGCACTTCATCTAAATTATTTGTAGCGGAAAGCAAGTGCGAATTTGTAAGGATTGTTTCACCAAAGAATTTAGTGTTTCTTCCTTTGTTAATATCACTAATTTCTTGTTTATTAATTCCGTACATTTTAACTTGTACATTATTATCGATTAAAACATTTGCAATGGCGGTTGCTCAAGCACCTGTACCAATAATTGAAAATTTATTATTCATAACTTTAATTATATTAATTTAGTAAAAAAAAGTATAAAAAAAATGGCAGGAGTAGCAGGATTCGAACCCACAACACACGGGGTTGAAGCCCGTTGTTCTACCGTTGAACTATACTCCTAAGCCTTTATATTATACACTAATTAGAATTTTCAATTAGTAAAATTACATCTTTTACAGTTTTAACATCGTTTAATTTATTATCATCAATGCTGATTTCAAAAGCTTGTTCAGCTTCAATGATTAATTCAGCTAAATCTAATGAATCAATTTTAAGATCTTCCAACAAAGAATCTTCATTGAATTTAACTTTAGTTAAATTTTGTAATTTTTTAATAATAATTTCTCTTGTGTTCATAGATTTATTATATACCAATTAATTAAATGTGGATGTTATAACTTTGAGTAAGTTTTTGACCATTTTGGTGCGCAAATAAGAAGTGAATCAGAATTTGTTGCTTGCTCACTATCTCATAATCAAAGTATAAATGGCCATCGTAAGTGCTCACTCTTCGAGAAATATCTTCAACTAATTTATCAATAATTTCTGTGTTAATATAAAAGCTTCCATCGCCATCTTCTAGCAAATAATCTTGGAAATATTTTGCATCAACAAGCGGAAAAATTCGCAAAAATTCTTCACTTGGTTTTAATTCTTTATTTTTAGTTTCATTGTTAGTAGTATTTGATTTTATAACGAAATAGCAACCAAAGGAAATTGCACAAACCGAAAGCATTAATGCTAAATAAATTAAGATTTTCTTAATCATCTTTTTGCTTATCTTCTTTATTTTCTAGAATAAAAGGTTGCTCAAGGATTCAATCATCTTTAATAAACACATAACCTTCTTTGCGTTTGTCAGTTAGTTTGTCAAAGTCAATTTTGTATCTGAAGCTAGTTACTTTTTGGTTAATTGCATCAATTCGAATTTTTGGTTTCTTTGGAATTTGGTATTGCGTATTTTCGCTAAGTAAATAATTGTAAGTTACTAACATTTCAATATCAGGACAATCTAGTCAAAATTGCATTTCTACTTGGCCCTTGTATTTAAAAGGAGCCTTGATTGATTTTTTAGAGCCAAATGAGTTGCTTTTAACAATTTTTCCTGTATTTTCATCAGTTATGTAAAAAGAGTCAATTAATAATTCAAATTCACGCGCACGGATGTTGTATTCTTTTTTACTTATTTCTTTCACTCTTACTTCAAAGTTATTTTTATATAAACCTGGAACCAGGAATTTTTTTAAAGTTAGAGAATTTAAATTTTTAAATGGCTTTTCTTTATCCGAGAGAGGATATCATTTTGGGTTGCTTCCGATAGTTAAATGAGCCACTTTATTTAAATAATTTTGATTATCTAATTTGTTGATGTCTAAAATATATGAAGCAAAGTATTTATTAACATAAATTGTTTTAGCGTTACGATAATTTAGTTCAATGCTTCTTGGAATTTTCGCGATAAATTTAGGTGTATTGATCACTTCTTCAACTCTTGCTTTTTCAAATTCTGAAAATAAGGTTGCATAAGTTAAAACTTTTTGGTTTTCATAATAAATTTCATAAGTAACTTCTTTAATTTGGTTGTATTTTAGGTTTAAAACAGATTCATCAATGTGAACATTTTCTTTGCTAACTGAAGTTTTATTAATTATCTTTTTACCATTAATATAAACTACATAACTAGATCGACTTTGGTAATAACTTGGGAAACTGGTAGAAATTTTAGAATCAATGTCAAAAAATCCGCTTTCCAAGTTTTTATTAATTCTGATAAATGCTTCATTAACAAAACCTGATAAATAAGGATGGTGCTTTAAGATTTTGTGGCTGTAGTTAAAATTGTCTACTTCAAAGATTTTATGTTCGTTATAAACATGGTCTCAGGCTATCATAATTAGTTACTAAAATAAAGATCAACAAATTCTTTAATTGCCTCACGTTTTCTTTTGTAAAAAGTTGTTTTAGAAAAATAATCTAAGTATCATTCACTATTGTAATTATTACTTAAATAGGTTTTTTCTATTATTCATGCATTTTTTGGAGACATATTTGATAATACAATTTGTATCAAACTATCATTTTGTTGAAGTTTTTCTTCAAGTAATTGTCTCTTTGCGGCAAATTCAGGATTAGTTTTTTCAAATCTTTCCTTAAACTTAAGACAAGATATTTGTTTTTTAATGTTGTCTAAATAAAGCAGGTGCATTTTGCAAATTTCTTTAGTAAGCCTACATTGTTGATTGTAAAATGTTTTTTCTTCCTTTGTTAGAATTGCATTCATTATTATTCTCCTTTCATTTTTAAATGTACAAAAATTGAACTTTCTTTGCAAAAAATATCTGATTTTGGATTATTTTTGTTCCACATTTTCAATGATTCGTCTTTTTTAAAAAGAAAAAATAAAAAAGCTAAAACTATTTAAAGTTTTAGCTGAAAAAATTAATATGCTTTTGCAAAAACAACGTATCTAGCCGTTTTTGTGTCGCAAGATTCGAAAATACA is part of the Mycoplasmopsis gallinacea genome and harbors:
- a CDS encoding MHO_1590 family protein is translated as MIKKILIYLALMLSVCAISFGCYFVIKSNTTNNETKNKELKPSEEFLRIFPLVDAKYFQDYLLEDGDGSFYINTEIIDKLVEDISRRVSTYDGHLYFDYEIVSKQQILIHFLFAHQNGQKLTQSYNIHI
- a CDS encoding NAD(P)H-dependent glycerol-3-phosphate dehydrogenase produces the protein MNNKFSIIGTGAWATAIANVLIDNNVQVKMYGINKQEISDINKGRNTKFFGETILTNSHLLSATNNLDEVLQFSNNIVLAVPSVALDSVTKNIKAQLNGAKINVINVAKGFDNTTGKFLSDIIEANLGDSMINLATFIGPSYAIEVFEKKLTMINVATKNEIYANFLCEIFDNHYFKLEWISNEMGAQIFAALKNVLAIGIGIIAYNNPGKNTHSAMISLGVREILKVYHVMSNDNNDMVGYELSGIGDVFLTCSSTKSRNFSFGQKIAQIGVDQSLKQEKMTIEGYDTAKILKNILESHKVYVPLLKNIVDVLFNSKDPNQILDFLNW
- a CDS encoding MG284/MPN403 family protein, whose amino-acid sequence is MNAILTKEEKTFYNQQCRLTKEICKMHLLYLDNIKKQISCLKFKERFEKTNPEFAAKRQLLEEKLQQNDSLIQIVLSNMSPKNAWIIEKTYLSNNYNSEWYLDYFSKTTFYKRKREAIKEFVDLYFSN
- a CDS encoding phosphopantetheine-binding protein, translating into MNTREIIIKKLQNLTKVKFNEDSLLEDLKIDSLDLAELIIEAEQAFEISIDDNKLNDVKTVKDVILLIENSN